In the genome of Daucus carota subsp. sativus chromosome 9, DH1 v3.0, whole genome shotgun sequence, the window tgcattaaaaaaaaacaccaaaacaTTTTAGTGTTACCTATCAAAAAATAGAGCTGacactaaaatattgttatttgtCATCCTTCATGCATTGTTGTATCCTCCACGAATAATTTTCTAGCAATCTCTTAGAAAATTGTAGTTAACAATTGGGgtgaaataaattcttaaaaaaggtGATAGTATCACGCCTCAAAGTagtctaattaaattatttttgcaggatTTTGGTATTGTAAAAATTTCGTATCCATCTGCCAATTGATTGTTCTGATCCcaacaatcaaaattattcaagtttattTTCATTAGTCATTTCTCGGTTATCCAAATGCTTCTTAAAATAAGGGGAAAATAAGACTCTTTGTTTCTTGAAATATCGAGTTTTGTGGAAGCATAATCACATGATATGAAGCATTGTTATCAAAACTACAAAGACAGTAGTCCCTTCCTTCTGTCCAATGTCCAAAATTGGTCGAGGGCTATTGCCTTAAGGAACTcggcaattttattttaatacaattcaTGGATGAACACACATCTCGTGActtataaaaaatcaattatcaATGTGATTTTGTAGAATAACAATTGAGTAAATCATCCATTACAGGTTCCCGTAGATAATTATAGCCCGAGAATAATGCCAAGCTATCAACAAGCTGCGCCAccaattcttttaaaaaaaagagatagtatGATACATATGGTAACCACATCTTTTACCTAGctaattatacaaaaaacatgtatagtaataaataaattctgaaaaaagATTTTACCTGCTACTACAAATGGGCAACAAACACAAAAATGTTACTTCCAATGAgatcaaaaaatacataaactatCTGTCCACATATAGTCGTTATATAAGACAATAACAGTACTAAAACTTGCAAAGATTTCAATTATCAGCAGATGACCCGCGTTTCCTAGTACTTTGCATATTTCAGCAGCGATTTTCCTCCCTCATACAAGATTAAACTCTCTCGAAAGGAAGTGTCGACAGTAGAAATATTAAAAACCGATGTTGAAATCTCTACTGGACCCATACATTCACCAAATCCATGATCTTGATGAATCATGCTCTGGTTACAAAAGACTATGCTTGCCAAACCGGGGTTCTTTGAGCAAAATAACTCTATTACTAGGGTCCCGTTCTTGGTAATGGCTAAAGGATACCCACACTCTTCAAGTACATATCTAAAACGCAGAGTCCAGGTGACGACACCATTTTCTTGTCTCATCAACCATATACAATAAGGAAGACCAGAGTCCCCTTATTTAGTGGTTCGTCTAGAACACAAAGAGCAAGTGAATCCTCAAACCGCATAAGCTTATTTATGGGATTTTTTGCCAAAATTTGGGAAAGATCATCGGGGAGGTTAAATTCCCCAAACAGCTCAGAATGAAAATCGAAGGACATTATCCTCAGTTTGTGACCATGACAAGTACTGGTGTCGTCAACTATGGCATAGTTCCTTTCCAACCAGTAATAACAACCATCAACGAAAACCCCATCTTCAATATCTAGTCGTGGAACTCCAGGGTTTTTAATCTTCCTCCATACGTTCTCCATCCGGCTAAAAATTTCAACCTTAGGAGCTACATCACCCAACAGCTCCCCCTGGTCATCCTCAACATAAATAATCCTTACAATTTTGTAATCATTCATGACCTTGTCAAAACCCATCCCCAAAGCACACGTCGTTTCCAGGTTATCCAGATGCTTCTTATAACAGCTCGAAAGAAGTACTCTATGTCGCTTAACATAAGGATTCCAAAGATACAACTCCCTGGAAGCATAATCAGTTTGTAAATCAGTAATTAAAAGCATTCCATGAACCTGAGCAATTAATTTCAAAGTACGAGTCTTGGTCTCAAAAGGAATATTGAATTTTTCGATAAGGGTACTGGAAGTTTCCGCAGAGAATAAAGAGCAGTCCTTTTGGAGAGAGGTGGAAGGATGGATAATAAGCAAAGCATTGTCATGAGAATGACGAGGGGTGGTTAATAAGAGAGTGCCATGTTTTGTTGACTGAAGTTGACCTCACAAGGTCTTTCACAGGCAGTCTTAAGAGGATTTTGATGATTGTTTCAGGAGGAAGATCATCAAACGATGTTGCAGACATTTTTTtgctagagagagagaaactGAGTTTTGAGTATGAGAGAGAGAAACTAAGTTTtgagtataaaatatacaacGAAGAGCACTGTGTATTTATATGTGCATTAGCATAGGGTGTGTACACgttttctcatttattttatgCAGACCAAATGAAATTTGGAATAATCTAGattattttagaaaagaaattttccaatttaaaattttgtgtatattctattttcattttaaatattctTAAGATTCGAATCCAAAACTATTGAGTTAATGtggatattataaatttaggaATATCTAAGAATATtgtgaaatttcttaaaaatctttaaaatctgattttatttatttccaatttaaaaaaaggttcttaatttttaaaattgaggcCGCATCCATTAGAGTGTCTAaacaactttttaaatataaatgtcgtAACACCAgaacttatttcaaaaaaaaaaaagaaaagaagaggaaatcatccaaattagcaaactaaaatacaattaacaacatttgAAAAACTTCCATTAAAGTTGgtttaattcttttttaagcgagaataaaatataaattatcctaAGATGGTATGAAATTCTAACTTTTACCATAAGTATACTCAAAATATTACTATTAGAATCAAGGGACACCTTAATGGGGTGTGCATGGTGATCATGTACTCTCAGAATTCTTATGCTTTTCCTAGTACGTTTTTACATATAACAGCATAGTCATAGTAAACCTAAACTATTCTCAACCAGATATAGTGCAGGATTTGATTTAGTTAGAAGGGGCAAGATTTAGAagcaaacaattacaaattgggtGAGTTTATACTGGAAATCAAGCATTTTAtacaaaaactaaacaaatatatttccaAAACATTTTATTGTCACCTCTCAAAAAATAGAGGCGACACTAAAATATTACTATTTGTCATCCTTCatgcattaaaaaaaacaccaaaacaATTTAGTGTTACCTATCAAAAAATAGAGCTGACACTAAGATATTGTTATTTGTCATCCTTCATGCATTGTTGTATCCTCCACGAATAATTTTCTAGCAATCTCTTAGAAAATTGTAGCTAACAATTGGGgtgaaataaattcttaaaaaaggtGATAGTATCACGCCTCAAAGTTGTctctattaaattatttttgcaggatTTTGGTATTGTAAAAATTTCGTATCCATCTGCCAATCGTTTGTTCTGATCCcaacaatcaaaattattcaagtttattTTCATTAGTCATTTCTCGGTTATCCAAATGCTTCATAAAATAAAGGGAAAATAAGACTCTTTGTTTCTTGAAATATCTAGTTTTGTGGAAGTATAATCACATGATATGAAGCATTGTTATCAAAACTGCAAAGACAGTAGTCCCTTCCTTCTGTCCAATGTCCAAAATTGGTCGAGGGCTATTGCCTTAAGGAACTcggcaattttattttaatacaatacATGGATGAACACACATCTCGtgacttaaaaaaaaacaattatcaATGTGGTTTTGTAGAATAACAATTGAGTAAATTATCCATTACTGGTTCCCGTAGATAATTATAGCCCGAGAATAATGCCAAGCTATCAACAAGCTGCGCCAccaattctttaaaaaaaaaaaagagatagtatGATACATATGGTAACCACATCTTTTACCTAGctaattatacaaaaaacatgtatagtaataaataaattctgaaaaaagATTTTACCTGCTACTACAAATGGGCAACAAACACCAAAATGTTACTTCCAATGAgatcaaaaaatacataaactatCTGTCCACATATAGTCGTTATATAAGACAATAACAGTACTAAAACTTGAAAAGATTTCAATTATCAGATGACCCGCGTTTCCTAGTACTTTGCATATTTCAGCAGCGATTTTCCTCCCTCATACAAGATTAAACTCTCTCGAAAGGAAGTGTCGACAGTAGAAAGATTAAAAACCGATGTTGAAATCTCTACTGGACCCATACATTCACCAAATCCATGATCTTGATGAATCATGCTCTGGTTACAAAAGACTATGCTTGCCAAACCGGGGTTCTTTGAGCAAAATAACTCTATTACTAGGGTCCCGTTCTTGGTAATGGCTAAAGGATACCCACACTCTTCAAGTACATATCTAAAACGCAGAGTCCAGGTGACCACACCATTTTCTTGTCTCATCAACCATATACAATAAGGAAGACCAGAGTCCCCCTTATTTAGTGGTTCGTCTAGAACACAAAGAGCAAGTGAATCCTCAAACCGCATAAGCTTATTTATGGGATTTCTTGACAAAATTTGAGGAAGATCATCGGGGAGGTTAAATTCGCCAAACAGCTCAGAATGAAAATCGAAGGACATTATCCTCAGTTTGTGACCATGACAAGTACTGGTG includes:
- the LOC135149589 gene encoding F-box/kelch-repeat protein At3g23880-like → MSATSFDDLPPETIIKILLRLPVKDLVRELYLWNPYVKRHRVLLSSCYKKHLDNLETTCALGMGFDKVMNDYKIVRIIYVEDDQGELLGDVAPKVEIFSRMENVWRKIKNPGVPRLDIEDGVFVDGCYYWLERNYAIVDDTSTCHGHKLRIMSFDFHSELFGEFNLPDDLSQILAKNPINKLMRFEDSLALCVLDEPLNKGTLVFLIVYG
- the LOC135149590 gene encoding F-box/kelch-repeat protein At3g06240-like, which codes for MSATSFDDLPPETIIKILLRLPVKDLVRELYLWNPYVKRHRVLVSSCYKKHLDNLETTCGLGMGFDKVMNDYKIVRIIYVEDDQGELLGDVAPKVEIFSPTENVWRKIKNPGVPRLDIEDGVFVDGCYYSLERNYAIVDDTSTCHGHKLRIMSFDFHSELFGEFNLPDDLPQILSRNPINKLMRFEDSLALCVLDEPLNKGDSGLPYCIWLMRQENGVVTWTLRFRYVLEECGYPLAITKNGTLVIELFCSKNPGLASIVFCNQSMIHQDHGFGECMGPVEISTSVFNLSTVDTSFRESLILYEGGKSLLKYAKY